The following nucleotide sequence is from Halorussus caseinilyticus.
GACTCCCAAGTTGACAAGGCTTATCGACGCTTCGGACCGTAGCCCCGGTATGAACGAATCAGAGGTACGCGACCTGCTCCGGGAGGTCGAAGACCCGGACCTCGGCGACGATATAGTCTCGCTGAACCTCGTCAACGACGTGTCCGTGGAGGGCGACACCGCCGACATCTCGCTCGCACTGGGCGCGCCCTACTCGCCCCACGAGACCCAAATCGCCAACCGCGTCCGGGAAGTTCTCTCGGACCACGGCATCGAAGCCAACCTCTCGGCCCGCGTGGACGACGGCATCTCTGCCGACGAGCAGGTCCTGCCGAACGTCGAGAACATCATCGCCGTCGCCTCCGGCAAGGGCGGCGTCGGCAAGTCCACCGTCGCGGTCAACCTCGCGGCGGGACTCTCCCAGATGGGCGCGCGCGTCGGCCTGTTCGACGCCGACGTGTACGGTCCGAACGTCCCCCGGATGGTGGACGCCGAGGAAGTACCGAAAGCCACCGAGGACGAGACCATGATTCCGCCCGAGCAGTTCGGCGTGAAACTCATGAGCATGGCGTTCCTCGTCGGCGAGGACGACCCCGTTATCTGGCGCGGCCCGATGGTCCACAAGGTCCTCACCCAACTCTGGGAGGACGTGGAGTGGGGTCACCTTGACTACATGGTCGTAGACCTCCCGCCGGGCACCGGTGACGCCCAACTCACCCTCCTCCAGAGCGTCCCGGTCACGGGCGCGGTCATCGTCACGACACCACAGGAAGTCGCCATCGACGACGCCCGCAAGGGCCTGCGGATGTTCGGCAAGCACGACACCCCCGTCCTCGGCATCGCCGAGAACATGTCCACGTTCAAGTGCCCCGACTGCGGGTCCGAACACGACATCTTCGGGCGCGGCGGCGGCGCGAAGTTCGCCGAAGAGAACGACATGCCGTTTCTCGGCTCTATCCCCATCGACCCGACGGTC
It contains:
- a CDS encoding Mrp/NBP35 family ATP-binding protein — encoded protein: MNESEVRDLLREVEDPDLGDDIVSLNLVNDVSVEGDTADISLALGAPYSPHETQIANRVREVLSDHGIEANLSARVDDGISADEQVLPNVENIIAVASGKGGVGKSTVAVNLAAGLSQMGARVGLFDADVYGPNVPRMVDAEEVPKATEDETMIPPEQFGVKLMSMAFLVGEDDPVIWRGPMVHKVLTQLWEDVEWGHLDYMVVDLPPGTGDAQLTLLQSVPVTGAVIVTTPQEVAIDDARKGLRMFGKHDTPVLGIAENMSTFKCPDCGSEHDIFGRGGGAKFAEENDMPFLGSIPIDPTVRTGGDEGRPIVLDDDDTGDAFRVLTENVANNVGIIRRRQQR